The following are encoded together in the Panicum virgatum strain AP13 chromosome 6K, P.virgatum_v5, whole genome shotgun sequence genome:
- the LOC120711881 gene encoding putative glucose-6-phosphate 1-epimerase, whose translation MAAPGPAGAAASPSPQPPQLPSPFAELVKSPSGLEKVVLRGSRNCCVEVYLYGGQVTSWKNDNGEELLFLSSKAIFKPPKAIRGGIPICFPQFGTHGNLEQHGFARNRFWTIDNDPPPLPANPAIKAYVDLILRPSEEDLKIWPHSFEFRLRVALGPSGDLSLTSRIRNTNTDGRPFSYTFAYHTYFSVSDISEVRVEGLETMDYLDNLKAKERFTEQGDAIVFESEIDKVYLAAPSKIAIIDHEKKKTFVVTKEGLPDSVVWNPWDKKAKAMQDFGDAEYKNMLCVEPASVEKPITLKPGEEWKGRLALSAVPSSYCSGQLDPLKVLQG comes from the exons ATGGCCGCCCCTGGccccgctggcgccgccgcctcaccgTCGCCGCAGCCGCCACAGCTGCCGTCGCCGTTCGCGGAGCTCGTCAAGAGCCCCTCCGGCCTCGAGAAGGTCGTGCTCCGCGGCTCTCGCAACTGCTGCGTCGAG GTCTATCTTTATGGAGGTCAAGTAACATCATGGAAGAATGACAACGGGGAAGAGTTGCTTTTTCTCAGCAGCAAG GCTATTTTCAAACCTCCAAAAGCCATTCGTGGTGGTATACCCATCTGCTTTCCCCAA TTTGGAACTCATGGAAATCTTGAGCAACATGGGTTTGCAAGGAACCGGTTTTGGACCATTGACAACGACCCACCTCCTTTACCAGCAAACCCTGCTATTAAAGCTTATGTTGATCTGATTCTGAGGCCTTCTGAAGAAGATTTAAAGATCTGGCCTCATAG TTTTGAGTTTCGCTTGAGAGTTGCTCTTGGACCTTCTGGAGATTTGAGTCTCACATCTCGAATCAGGAATACCAACACTGATGGAAGACCTTTCTCTTACACATTCGCATACCACACATACTTCTCTGTTTCTGACATAAG TGAGGTGCGTGTTGAAGGGCTGGAAACAATGGACTACCTTGACAACTTGAAGGCAAAGGAGCGTTTCACAGAGCAAGGAGATGCTATTGTTTTTGAATCGGAG ATTGATAAAGTTTATCTTGCCGCACCCTCAAAAATTGCAATAATTGATcatgagaagaaaaaaacattTGTTGTGACAAAAGAAGGGCTTCCAGATTCTG TTGTTTGGAACCCTTGGGACAAGAAGGCTAAAGCTATGCAAGATTTTGGGGATGCAGAATACAAGAACATGTTGTGTGTGGAACCTGCTTCTGTTGAGAAGCCTATTACTCTGAAGCCTGGTGAAGAGTGGAAAGGAAGACTTGCCCTCTCAGCTGTCCCTTCCAGTTACTGTAGTGGACAATTGGATCCATTGAAGGTGCTTCAGGGCTGA